CCCTCCCTGCCCCAAATGCTCCCGGCCACCTCCACCGTCCCACCCACCTCGCCCCTTCCCCACTCCCGCGctgccccgcgccgccacctccgcgcaGGGCTTCTCCACGGgtccgtggcgacggcggcggtggttcgGGCGTGCGGGGTGACGACGGGCCACCGTCGGAGGATGGGCTCGGTTCGGGCGAGCCCCAGGGCAGGCGGATGGGAGGTGGCGATGGCGGATAAGGAGGGGGTAGGGGTGGAGCGGCTAGTGGAGGTGGCGCAGAGGGCGGCAGACGCCGCAGGGGAGGTGCTCAGGAAGTACTTCCGGCAACGCGTCGAGATCATCGACAAGGAGGATCAGAGTGCGTTATATTATCCTTGGGAGTTCTAAAACTGAATATTGCCATTTGAGCTTGAAAACTGAATATCCTTTGGTTGTGCTTGCCAACTGTGAATTGACTGAATTCTGTTCCAGGTCCTGTAACTATTGCAGATAGAGAAGCGGAAGAAGCAATGGTGTCAGTCATTCTGAAGAGCTTCCCTTCCCATGCCGTGTGAGCTTGCCTGGCATGATTTACAAGTTTTGTTCAATCGTGACTTCTGATGCGTATATAACAATGTGATTAATAATGTTTTCTTTACTGGGTATTATTCAGTTTTGGTGAGGAAAATGGTTGGAGATGCGTGGAAAAGTCTGCTGATTATGTTTGGGTTTTGGACCCCATAGATGGAACAAAAAGCTTCATAACTGGTATTGAATCTTAACTGCTATCCTTGGTTGGCCAAACTAATTTCAATGTAACTATGACGATTGCTTACTTGTTTGTAGGCAAGCCTCTGTTTGGTACGCTTATTTCACTCTTGTACAAGGGGAAGCCGGTATGCTAATTTTCTTTGCCCATGCCAAGCTATCTTCATTTCCATTGTATTTGCTTCATTCTTGTTCACCACTTTGTGAGCAGAATTTAATTAATGATGCTTGGTAATGTAAAAGTATGTACACTCAATAGATTAACCTGAATCTGTTGGAATTGCCATCAGTGAACTACCTTTACATGGTACCTTGATACAACTTCCAAAGCATTATTTCAATTACGGAACACATTTTCATATTTGTCCTCTTTCTGAACACCTGGTCTTAGTATTGTATAGATGTTTGATATTCTCTTTCTATTActtattctttcttttttgcgAGGATTTTCTATAACTTATTCTGGACTTTTGTTCTTCCTTTCATTAGGTTATTGGCATCATTGATCAGCCAATCTTGAGAGAAAGATGGGTTGGGGTTGATGGGATGAAAACAACCTTAAATGGACAAGAAATATCTGTTCGCCCTTGCAATGTCCTGGCACAAGCTTACTTGTATGTATACAGTATTagattttactccctccatttcctttttataattttttcttcTCTCGAAACATAAGGCATATATGTGAATTCATTGACATTTGACCCCCTGCCACTCTGCTCTTTCGAACATGTCATGTCTTTGTCTCTAATATCTATAAGTAACACTTTCACTATGAAAGAATGGTATATTTATTTTCTCATCATTCCCTTGATTCAAGACCATAATAGTCCTTGTGTCCACCCAAAATATTCCTTATGTTTTGAAACGGAGAGTGGATCTAAGATATTAAGCACCACACATGACATTATAATCTTGAATTTTTACTTCCCGTGGTGTATAATCACAAGTGTTGTTTGTGTGCCAGATATACAACAAGTCCACATTTGTTTGCAGGAGAAGCTGAAGATGCATTTATTCGTGTACGGGATAAGGTATGGATTATTGAACATGACAATCTCTACGTTAAGTAAGCCTTCTCAGTTATTGATGTTACACATTTACACATTTGCTATTTTACTTATTTCTGATGCAGGTCAAAGTCCCACTGTATGGTTGCGATTGCTATGCCTATGCTCTTCTTGCCTCTGGTTTTGTAGATCTTGTTGTTGAATCAGGATTGAAGGTATGAGTCTACCCTGTTTATGTATTTCTTCCTGTTGCAAAATAATAGTTTTCTTTATTTATAATCACATAAGGATTTGTTCTTTCACTCACTTATCTGGCTGGGAACAAACTGCCCAAGCAAGCTGAATATGTTTTGAGCTATTTAAGTTGGGTTCATTTCGTCTGTGTCTTGGTTTGGCTAGTGTGGTGTGTCTTGGTTTGGCTAGTGTGGAAGCAATACTTGGTTTACCATCCTTTTGTATTCATTGAAATATTGAATCAAGAAGAATTACtatatataagttgttttaCGAGTAATTTATTTCTTCTGTTGTGCAGCCATATGATTTTCTCTCATTGGTACCAGTCATTGAAGGAGCTGGAGGTTCAATAACAGATTGGAAAGGAAACAAGCTCCATTGGCCTGTCTCTGCGGAATCACGGCCTGAAAGTATAATTTCCAGCCTTCGCATTACGACTCTACAAAGTCTATTTCAATTTCTTCATAGTTGCATTGTACCTCTCCCACTTTTGATGCAACTGAGAAGCAATATTTGCATtataattttaataaaattttgtgcCGCTTCAGTTGTGCACTTTTCCTGTTTATACATATCATGCTGAACTCTCCccgtttgccttttttttgtaGGTTTCAATGTGGTGGCATCTGGAGACGCCCGTGTCCACAAGCAGGCCCTTGATGCGTTGCAATGGCACTAGTCTGCAAAACACATCCAAGTTTGGTCTCTAAACAAACATGAATGTGTTATTCATGTGTCCAATAAACAGTGTATTTTGTATGCTTGCGCCGTGAGCGACTAGTTATTCAAATTGCACTGCCACTAATAAAATCAATTTGATGGTTATTCGGCTAGTGGTGTGCTCAGCTTGCGAGTGAATTGCGGCTGTCCTGGTAGAGAATGCATCTATACCAggaaaaatacaaatatttgTATTAGTTATTTCGAAAAAAACACCGCACCTATGAggtgacgaccggaaaaatacaaatatttatattagttattattattattatatatagagttatagattttttattttctcgtaaTAATCCCAAAATTAAATACAGGAAATTCTTCGCAAAATCGCAGGTGGGGCAATTCTGTTTTGTGGGACGGATTCTTTGAGGAGAACTAAATGGGCCGACTTTTCGGTAAGATTTAAGTGGGCTAAATTCAGATGCGGGCCTGACATGTTATGGGAATTAAGTGGGCCAAATTCAATCGTGGACCGAATTCGCTGGCGAGAATGGAGTAGGCCAAATTTATTGTTGTCGTGATTTTTTTGTGGGCCAAATTCATTCGTGGCCTTTTGGTGGGCGGAATTTGTTTCGCCGACCAAATTagagagaagaggaaaggaGAAGTTTGAGAATACATACAAAATGAGGGCAAGCGTATGATATTGGCCTAATCCATTCTCGGAATTAGtataatttttaaacttaaaaagtaaattagtaattataatttttttaaaacaacatttgaatatatttttttagaaaaatattatttCGCGATTCAGGAAACGTACATTTTTTTCTTCGCTTGTGCTTGGAACAAACGCAGTGCAGTTGATAGCTTCCTTTAAGGAGGCACATCCTGTTAGTGGGTAGGATGGTACACCGTATGACCGTACAAATGTACTGTATGCACCGGTATCTTCTTCCATCGTATATTATTGCCGTACGGAAAATCATACGCGTTCGTACATATGAGCAAGATATTGTCGGGGGAAATAAACCTTCAttaagtactctctccatttcatattatatatcGTTTTGACTATTTTTATATTCAaattaaatttgatcaagtttataaaaaatttaacaacATTTATAGCATCCGGTTAGTTTCACTAAATATGATATTGAatatgttttaataatatatttgttttgtgctgtaaatattgttatattttttgtataagcttagttaaacttaaaaagtttaaaatgacttataatacgaAACGATTATAAACGGAGTTAGTATCTCTATCCTAAaagaacatatattttttaaagaaataaagaaaagacACTCTCCTAGAGTTTGAGGTAGAAGTGAATAGGATGCCTCGTCCAGTCACTGTGTCATGTATGTGTCTTTTCTGTTACTTTGGATTTTTCTAGTCTTGTGCCCTTGCAATTTAAGAATTGAAAGCTTCGTTTTGAAAAGAAAACATTGAAAGGATCTTGAAATGTGATGGAAACATCCCAATATAAATATTTGCCACGTTTGTGGCAATCAGCCTCcaaaaatatatagatattaatgtgTAACGCGTTTAGTAAGTAATGCCCAATCGTTTTCTTCAAAACGACAATTGAACAAGCTGTGCCTACCACACGCCCACACATGTTTTACGGTGCTTCATTGTTTCCAAAGTTGCATTCTCGTCTCCTTCAACTATGGTGcacatgattttagaaaaaaatcctaaaagagACTTGGTTACATATAGTGCAATGAAGTGGAAATGTGATCTGCATTAGGACAAAAGGACAATTTTAACTGAATAAAAGGTAGCAATCActaaaaaaatgcattttcgcATGCAGTTCAAACCTATTTTTTCATGCGGTTGGGTCGTCCATCTGCGCAGAGGTGTCTATAAAAATTGTGATTTTTCCATACAGTGGTGCACCCGCGCGCGGAAATCCATTTATCGTATGTGGTGCTTATGTCGTCCCCATACGAAAacaaaaatttgcaaaaaaaaataaagtatatatatatatatatatatcccaaAAGTAGAAACTTGAAACCCTAGCCCATCTGCCCCGCCGCCCCCACTCCTTTGCGGCAGCGGAGGATCCCACGCACACCGGCCATCAGGAGAGGAGAAAccaagggagaggaggaggagagaaggcGGGATTCGCGCAGTCAGAGGCTAAGCCCGCCGCAGCCCTCATCGACTGCGCCACTCCCGCCGTCGCTCGAGCCTTCCGCCACTTGATCCATCCCGGTCGGATCCACGGCCGACGAATCCGCAGCATCGCGCCCGCTAGCTGTCAGGAGAGAAGAAGccaagggagagggggaggagagacAACGGGATTTGCATGGTCCAAGGCTGagcccgtcgccgcccgagctcacCGCATCCCTCATCgatgccgccaccaccactctTGCCATCAcccaagcccgccgccgccagcccgagTAGgaagtgggagaggaggggagaagtTGGAGAAAGAGCGTGGAGAGAAATGAATgtggagagagggggaggccGTGAAAAAAGAGAGGTGAGAGTGATAAGAATGGGGACTTGGAAAATTTTGACGATGCTGAGAGGGAAGAGATGGGGAAGGTCAGACTTGTAAGCGGGTCTCTTAAAGGCCTGCCTGGAAAAATGCATTTTCGCATACGGCCACTTAGGAGCCCTCCTGGGAAAATAACTCTATTTTCGCAGATGGGCCTCAAGTTATTTTCCCAGGCGAGCCTCTTAAGCGACCATATGCGAAAATGCATTTTCGCAAGCGACCCTTCAACCGACCCGAGGGAGTGATTTTTACAGATAGAACGAGTTATGGTCCGCCTGCAACCTTAAGGGATCTTGTCCAGAAAAATCAATTATATAGTagtgattttatttttattctcctATTTAATTTTCATCagatttttccctttttcccctTCATGTATGTGTAAATCTAACTGATATTTCATGCATTTGTTGCCCTACATATTATAAGCCGCTACCAAAATTTGAACTTTAAaagttaattttgattttttttgagtaaaatgcaccggcggtccttaaacttgtcagcaggtttcacttaggtccacgaacttgcaaagcacACATCGAGacccctaaacttggtttattgtatcatcccggtccaaagccgcgtttgaccgtggtcttgcctacgtggcacacCATGTGGACGatgaaatggatttttttttattttttctcccttcttccttctcttttctcttttatgaAAAGACGATGACATGTATGAGGCATTTTCATCTTTTCaacaaggaagaaagagaaaaaaaaaagaagaagagagaaaaaataaaaaaaaatccatgtcatcgtccacatggcgtgccacgtaggcaagaccacggtcaaacgtggctttggaccgggatgatacaataaaccaagtttagagaccttaatatgcgctttgcaagttcgtagacctaagtgaaacctcctgacaagtttaaggaccgctggtgcattttactctttttttaccGAAGTTTTATTTTTCAGCGCTagtaacacatatataaacttttatcCACATATTTTTCACTGATAAACCTAACGGCTTATAATCATCATTCGCCCTACCGATGGTAGGCAAAATTTTCTAGAGCAATAAATCGATTTATGTGCCCACGTCACATAATTGTATATGATATGTAAGATGTTCCTTGAAACACGAAAGAGGCCTTAGATAATTGACGCTATAGTGATATTTTCAATCACGTCCTTTGGGAGCCCCACGAGGGCGTTGCCTGGCTATTTGGAGTACTATCCCTACTAAACTAATCTAAACCCAAATATAATTTGGTTATCAAGTTGTAACCCAGAGATCGTCCGTACGACACTTAATAAAAGCAGCATCAACGGTCATCCATCACCATTAGCGAGTTAATTAAATTAAGTAGGGGTTTAGTAGAATCCAATGTGGGCTACACCGTGCGTGGACACCACACACGCACCTGTGGTGCTGGCTTCGGATACTCGGTGCCATTTTGCGGTGTAGCCACCCTCCTCGGATATCTACCGACACATCATCGACTTGGTACATCATCTaccattaaaatataattagccgtaaatacgatCATCTTTGTTAAGTTAAATGACTAaaaaacctaaccagttgaccTATGCACACTTCATGGCTAGTCGTACAGCTTTAGATACATACTAACACCattaaggttgtgttcttttcccctcttttctAACTCACTTCtttgttttccacgcgcacgtttttcaaactactaaacggtgtatttttgcaaaaattttctatatgaaagttgctttaaaaaatcatattaatctattttcaagttttttaggctaatacttaattaatctcactaTAATCGTGTGCTTTATTTTCCGTATCTAGATGTAAGGTTGGGAACCTTGTCTCGCGAATGCAGCCTAATACTTGACCACTTCCTTCTTCTAAAGTTAGTTGGAGCTTATATTGCAACTCGCTACAATATAGGTTGGGAACCTTGTCTCGCGAATGCAGCCTAATACTTGACCACTTCCTTCTTCTAAAGTTAGTTGGAGCTTATATTGCAACTCGCTACAATATATAGTCtacttcttttctctctcatatCCTCTCTGCTTCAACTCATCACAAATTTAATGCGGCAACTCTTATATCATGCTAACATTATCTTATTGTAGTACTCGTTCTTAGTATAATAGAGGAAAATCTACAAATGTTTTGGAGAAAATAGGCAAACTAAAAGTCCTTTGGAATGAAACAATATAATATCAAAATGCAAGAACTCAGAATTTAAGAAGAATAAAACATAGGTGAGCTACATGGTTATTTTCCTCTAAAAATCCTATAGAATAGTATATTCCATGGAAATTTTGGGAAAAAATATAATACGAATTCAGTGTTCCAAAGAGTTTTATGGAAATATTTTTTCCCATATGAATGATACAAATATCTTAGAATTTCCATATTTTTCCATTGTCTCAATAAAAAGAACTATTACGTACGTGCGAAAATACAATACATTCGTACATTCTAAAGAAGCCCAGATTATTTTTAGCGTGTTACGTTTCTTATCGAGCGATATCATCCAAACATACCGACCAAAATTATGTGACAACACATAAGTTAGTCGCACTGTTAGCATCATTTCTGTTGAAGCCAACGATTTTATCATGTCTTGTTTGTCCAAGAACCCTAGAGCAAATATTCCATGGCCAGAGCCTCACACCGTACGGTACGGCCCGTACGACTTGTACCTGAACCACCTGTTCAAGTTCGACTGGAACAGTGAGGACAGGGGACAGGAACAAGTCTAACCTGATCAGGACAGCCTTTGACAACTCCAAAGGAAAAATTAGGCATAATGACAGTACATAAAACAATTGATCTTGATGGACATGAGCAAAGATTCTCCGTACGTTGGCCGGCGCAAAAGTTTAAATTTCCATCCAACTTTGTAGATTGCTCCTTTGGTTTGGTGTTTGGCCGTTCAATCAGTTTGCTTTTGGACTTGAATGGCTTCAAGATGGCTTTTGAGGCTATAAAGGGgccatttttttcttcaatgtGATTTGGGGCATGCTTGgaagctttcttgatgtcattcttctttttcattttatttctcctttcgaactttctcttttttttgctttttcttttctccgtgGAGTGATCTGAAGTGCTTGTGTTGTATGCTTCCACTATTTGCAAGATCAGAGATCATAGACCATATATAAGGGTCATGTGATTATGAAATTATATAGTGGTGGCAATAATGCTCGGGGGCTTTGGTTGTGCTATCTTGTTCTGTTTTGGGGTACAACTTTTTAGGTACATgcataaaaggaaaaaaggtaTCAAGAGGCACAGATGGCATATTGGTGTTATGCTCTTCACATGAAGCTTATTGAAAGAGAAATAGTGACATTCTCTTTAGCGAGttagctacttcctccatttcacaatgtaagactttctaatattgcccacatacatttaaatgttaatgaatctagacatatatatgtgtttagattcattaacatctatatatatgtgggcaatgctagaaagtcttacattgtgaaacggagggagtaatatatttgAGAACAAGCATATTTCACCATGGATATAtagaggccgtgtttagttcacccccaactaccccaaacttccaactttccatcacatcacatcacatccaaaactttcctacacacataaacttccaacttttttctaaactttcaactttccccaaacttctaacttttttcaggaactaaacacagccaaaattGTTCTAGTTTTTAACCTCTATACATGAAACTAGACATAGTAAATTTTCGTCAATTTCTAGAACCtgacaaaatagacttattttatatGTATCCATCTCTACTAGTATATACTTTACACGGATGATTATTATTGTTTGCCTACCTAGAACAAGATAGAAACTAGAGTAATGACCGACAATTGTTCCCACCTAACTTTCTCATGTTTCCATCATTTTAAAGCCTTAAAGACACATCACCACCATACAATACCAGAAaggaaggggaaaaaagaacaAATACCACTTGAGCACCCACTCTGTTACGCAACGTGTCTTTGCCTATTcaaatcacaagttcacaagTCACAACTAGCTATAATGTTACCATTGTGCACGATAGTAGATATAGATGTATATACAGTCTTATTTCTTTTATCgagttggtaaaaaaaaaagagagttacCAACAACAGAGAAAAATGATTGTCACAAGCTATACTATTCGAAAGTGTTTGACGCATTGTCCTTGCTCGCCATGATCAAATTACTCTTAATGAGTTAATCTATCATACAAATAGGCTTACCTTTAAGAACACTTTTTAAGTCCAACTAAACTCCATTTCCACACAATTTTTATCTAAAAGTGTGTTTCAACTAGACGATATTATACCCCTAAATAAATCAAAGAGCATCATCCAAGAAGCAAAACCTTTTCTTTCTAAACAACCACAAATTGTCCCATAGATATTCACAACCACATCGAGCCTATTTAACAACAATAACAGCAACAACTGCAGCTCAGATCTGTACTCATGCCCATGTCTCCTAGTGGCTGCCACACGCCATGTAGTAGTGCAGTGCCCCCACAACCAGCTGATGATACCGATCGTGCTGTACCACACCACACATCATGAGAAACAAAATTGATACTACTccttccatcctaaaataaattacacGTAATCTTTTAGTCTAAATTTATAGAACCAGATTATATTCCATCGTACTATGTTATTACTA
The window above is part of the Oryza sativa Japonica Group chromosome 7, ASM3414082v1 genome. Proteins encoded here:
- the LOC4342620 gene encoding bifunctional phosphatase IMPL2, chloroplastic, which codes for MLPATSTVPPTSPLPHSRAAPRRHLRAGLLHGSVATAAVVRACGVTTGHRRRMGSVRASPRAGGWEVAMADKEGVGVERLVEVAQRAADAAGEVLRKYFRQRVEIIDKEDQSPVTIADREAEEAMVSVILKSFPSHAVFGEENGWRCVEKSADYVWVLDPIDGTKSFITGKPLFGTLISLLYKGKPVIGIIDQPILRERWVGVDGMKTTLNGQEISVRPCNVLAQAYLYTTSPHLFAGEAEDAFIRVRDKVKVPLYGCDCYAYALLASGFVDLVVESGLKPYDFLSLVPVIEGAGGSITDWKGNKLHWPVSAESRPESFNVVASGDARVHKQALDALQWH